From a single Streptomyces misionensis genomic region:
- a CDS encoding FadR/GntR family transcriptional regulator: MSTPGRGLHGRVLDTLGPAITAGEYPPGSILRTDELAQHFEVSRSVMREAVRVLESMHLVESRRRVGVTVRPRCEWNVYDPQVIRWRLAGADRPHQLRSLTVLRSAIEPVAAGLTARLATAEQCAELTECALGMVAHSRGHRLREYLFHDVAFHRVILSASGNEMFARLGDVVAEVLSGRTRHEVMFEDPDPAAVTLHVQVAEAVRARDAVRAEELTRQITVGALQELDILAP, translated from the coding sequence ATGAGCACACCGGGCCGGGGGCTGCACGGCCGCGTACTGGACACCCTCGGCCCCGCGATCACCGCGGGCGAGTACCCGCCGGGCAGCATCCTGCGCACCGATGAACTCGCCCAGCACTTCGAGGTGTCACGCTCCGTGATGCGCGAGGCGGTGCGGGTGCTGGAGTCCATGCACCTCGTCGAGTCCCGCCGCCGGGTGGGCGTCACCGTCCGGCCGCGCTGCGAGTGGAACGTCTACGACCCGCAGGTCATCCGCTGGCGGCTGGCCGGCGCCGACCGCCCCCACCAGCTGCGCTCGCTCACCGTGCTGCGCTCCGCGATCGAACCGGTCGCGGCCGGGCTCACGGCCAGGCTCGCCACCGCCGAACAGTGCGCCGAACTCACCGAGTGCGCGCTCGGCATGGTCGCCCACTCACGCGGTCACCGGCTGCGCGAGTACCTGTTCCACGACGTCGCCTTCCACCGCGTCATCCTCAGCGCCTCGGGCAACGAGATGTTCGCCCGCCTCGGCGACGTCGTCGCGGAGGTGCTCAGCGGCCGCACCCGGCACGAGGTCATGTTCGAGGACCCCGACCCCGCGGCCGTCACCCTGCACGTCCAGGTGGCCGAGGCGGTCCGCGCCCGCGACGCGGTCCGCGCCGAGGAACTCACCCGGCAGATCACCGTGGGCGCCCTCCAGGAACTGGACATCCTGGCGCCCTGA
- a CDS encoding molybdopterin-dependent oxidoreductase, translating to MNPESPEERGGTPVGRRVFLGTLGLGALGVLTAPALQRGLESLAGKDPTGLSGLLPNGGGFRYYSVAASVPDKNATDYRLTIGGLVDHPRTYTLADLRALPQTRLVRDVQCVTGWRVPGTPFEGVRLSDLLDAAGVRPTARALRFTCFDGTYTESLTLAQARRPDVLVALRMQDKDIGHDHGGPVRLYVAPMYFYKSAKWLSGITVTDRVRPGYWENLGYDVDAWVGRSNGRTDEPTG from the coding sequence GTGAACCCCGAATCCCCCGAGGAACGCGGCGGTACCCCCGTCGGCCGCCGCGTCTTCCTCGGCACCCTCGGCCTGGGCGCCCTCGGCGTGCTCACCGCGCCCGCCCTGCAACGCGGCCTGGAGTCCCTCGCCGGCAAGGACCCCACGGGCCTGAGCGGCCTGCTCCCCAACGGCGGCGGCTTCCGCTACTACTCCGTCGCCGCGTCGGTACCGGACAAGAACGCCACCGACTACCGCCTCACCATCGGCGGCCTGGTCGACCACCCCCGCACCTACACCCTCGCCGACCTGCGCGCCCTGCCGCAGACCCGGCTGGTCAGGGACGTCCAGTGCGTCACCGGCTGGCGGGTGCCCGGCACCCCCTTCGAGGGCGTGCGCCTCTCCGATCTGCTGGACGCCGCGGGGGTCCGCCCGACCGCCAGGGCCCTGCGCTTCACCTGCTTCGACGGCACCTACACCGAGAGCCTCACCCTCGCCCAGGCCCGCCGCCCGGACGTCCTGGTCGCCCTGCGCATGCAGGACAAGGACATCGGCCACGACCACGGCGGCCCCGTCCGCCTCTACGTCGCCCCCATGTACTTCTACAAGTCGGCCAAGTGGCTCTCCGGCATCACCGTCACCGACCGGGTGCGGCCCGGCTACTGGGAGAACCTGGGCTACGACGTGGACGCCTGGGTCGGCCGCTCGAACGGACGCACCGATGAGCCCACCGGCTGA
- a CDS encoding dsRBD fold-containing protein, producing the protein MTRPVTSHHPPAVKEWRLSLYLSEHDPDTTARIVLDTGDNVLESHAEARRSPDDHDVPEIGDELAAGRALIAMGRLLVRAANGDMRALGAAEEESPVPLWLPRE; encoded by the coding sequence ATGACCCGACCCGTGACCAGCCACCATCCTCCGGCCGTCAAGGAGTGGCGGCTGAGCCTGTACCTGTCCGAGCACGATCCGGACACCACGGCCCGGATCGTCCTCGACACCGGCGACAACGTCCTGGAGAGCCACGCCGAGGCCCGGCGCAGCCCCGACGACCACGACGTCCCCGAGATCGGCGACGAACTGGCCGCCGGACGCGCCCTGATCGCCATGGGCCGGCTGCTGGTGCGCGCCGCCAACGGCGACATGCGGGCGCTGGGCGCGGCCGAGGAGGAGAGTCCCGTGCCGCTCTGGCTGCCCCGGGAGTGA
- a CDS encoding YchJ family protein produces MSTRTCPCGLPQSYDACCGRFHSGAASAPTAESLMRSRYCAFVKGDVEYLLRTWHPRTRPERLDLDPRMRWTGLEILDADGGSAFHTTGTVTFRASYRGGSLHERSRFERVDGAWVYVDGDFLD; encoded by the coding sequence ATGAGCACGCGCACCTGCCCCTGCGGGCTTCCGCAGTCGTACGACGCCTGTTGCGGCCGTTTCCACTCGGGGGCCGCGAGCGCGCCGACCGCCGAGTCGCTGATGCGGTCGCGGTACTGCGCGTTCGTCAAGGGGGACGTGGAGTACCTGCTGCGCACGTGGCATCCGCGGACCCGGCCGGAGCGGCTGGACCTCGATCCGCGGATGCGGTGGACGGGCCTGGAGATCCTGGACGCCGACGGCGGGTCCGCGTTCCACACCACCGGCACGGTGACCTTCCGCGCCTCCTACCGGGGCGGCTCGCTGCACGAGCGCAGCCGCTTCGAGCGGGTGGACGGGGCGTGGGTGTACGTGGACGGCGACTTCCTCGACTGA
- a CDS encoding gluconate:H+ symporter: MTRLSVEMLAADAPPPITSAGHAQLGIAALVGIVVIVLLITKFKLHAFLALTIGSLALGAAAGAPLDKVLTSFTTGLGSTVASTGVLIALGATLGKLLTDSGGADQVVDTILAKAGGRAMPWAMVLIASVIGLPIFFEVGIVLLIPVVLMVAKRGNYSLMRIGIPALAGLSVMHGLIPPHPGPLVAISSLHANLGVTLAFGILVAIPTVIVGGPLFSKVAARWVDVPPPDRMLPQRPSDELKRRPSFVATLVTILLPVALMLVKALVDIIIDDPANTTQRAFDVIGAPLIALLAAVIVGFFTLGRPAGFSKERLQATVEKGLMPIAGILLIVGAGGGFKQTLIDCGVGQMILDVSKNWSIPAVLLAWLIAVVIRLATGSATVATVSAAGLVAPLAADMSTAHTALLVLAIGAGSLFFSFVNDAGFWLVKEYFGLSVGQTVKTWSIMETILSVVGGALILLLSLVV; encoded by the coding sequence GTGACCAGACTCAGCGTCGAGATGCTGGCAGCGGACGCCCCTCCGCCGATCACCTCCGCCGGGCACGCCCAGTTGGGCATAGCCGCCCTGGTGGGCATCGTGGTGATCGTCCTGCTCATCACCAAGTTCAAGCTGCATGCCTTCCTGGCGCTGACCATCGGGTCGCTGGCGCTCGGAGCGGCCGCCGGAGCGCCGCTCGACAAGGTGCTCACCAGTTTCACCACCGGGCTCGGCTCCACGGTCGCGAGCACGGGCGTGCTGATCGCGCTGGGCGCGACGCTCGGCAAGCTGCTCACCGACTCGGGCGGCGCGGACCAGGTCGTGGACACGATCCTCGCCAAGGCCGGCGGCCGGGCGATGCCGTGGGCGATGGTGCTCATCGCCTCCGTGATCGGCCTGCCGATCTTCTTCGAGGTCGGCATCGTGCTGCTGATCCCCGTGGTGCTGATGGTCGCCAAGCGCGGCAACTACTCCCTGATGCGCATCGGCATCCCGGCGCTCGCCGGTCTGTCCGTGATGCACGGCCTGATCCCGCCGCACCCCGGCCCGCTGGTCGCGATCTCCTCGCTGCACGCCAACCTGGGCGTGACGCTGGCGTTCGGCATCCTGGTGGCCATCCCGACGGTGATCGTCGGCGGTCCGCTGTTCTCGAAGGTCGCGGCCCGCTGGGTGGACGTCCCGCCGCCGGACCGGATGCTGCCGCAGCGCCCCTCCGATGAGCTGAAGCGTCGTCCGAGCTTCGTCGCCACGCTGGTCACCATCCTGCTGCCGGTGGCGCTGATGCTGGTCAAGGCGCTGGTGGACATCATCATCGACGACCCCGCCAACACCACCCAGCGTGCCTTCGACGTGATCGGCGCCCCGCTGATCGCGCTGCTCGCCGCCGTGATCGTCGGCTTCTTCACGCTGGGCCGGCCCGCCGGGTTCAGCAAGGAGCGGCTCCAGGCGACGGTGGAGAAGGGCCTGATGCCGATCGCGGGCATCCTGCTGATCGTGGGCGCGGGCGGCGGCTTCAAGCAGACGCTGATCGACTGCGGTGTCGGCCAGATGATCCTGGACGTCTCGAAGAACTGGTCGATCCCGGCGGTGCTGCTGGCCTGGCTGATCGCCGTGGTGATCCGGCTGGCGACGGGCTCGGCGACGGTGGCGACGGTGTCGGCGGCCGGTCTGGTCGCGCCGCTCGCGGCCGACATGTCGACCGCGCACACGGCCCTGCTGGTGCTGGCGATCGGTGCCGGTTCGCTCTTCTTCAGCTTCGTCAACGACGCCGGCTTCTGGCTGGTGAAGGAGTACTTCGGGCTCAGCGTCGGACAGACCGTCAAGACCTGGTCGATCATGGAGACGATCCTGTCGGTGGTCGGCGGCGCCCTGATCCTGCTGCTGTCACTGGTCGTCTAG
- a CDS encoding acyl-CoA dehydrogenase, which translates to MDFAFDARTEELRARLLAFMDEHVYPAEAVAEEQRAALDSPWKTPPVVEELKAEARRQGLWNLFLPDAEYGAGLTNLQYAPLAEITGRSPQLAPTVTNCAAPDTGNMEVLAQFGNEQQKKQWLEPLLAGEIRSAFAMTEPEVASSDATNITTRIERDGDEYVITGRKWYISGAMNPDCRIFIVMGKTDPDGADIRRQQSMVLVPRDTPGVTVRRAMRVFGYEDHFHGGHAEVVFDRVRVPVTNLIGEEGGGFAIAQARLGPGRIHHCMRLIGMAERAIELMCRRAVSRTAFGKPLARQGVVQNWIADARVTVEQLRLLVLKTAWLMDTVGNRGAHTEIQAIKIATPRAVVAILDRAIQLHGAGGVSQDFPLAEIYASARTLMLADGPDEVHQRSLARRELKKYLQ; encoded by the coding sequence ATGGACTTCGCGTTCGACGCGCGCACCGAGGAATTGCGGGCCAGGCTGCTCGCGTTCATGGACGAGCACGTGTACCCGGCCGAGGCGGTCGCCGAGGAGCAGCGGGCCGCGCTCGACTCGCCCTGGAAGACCCCGCCGGTGGTCGAGGAGCTGAAGGCGGAGGCCCGGCGGCAGGGCCTGTGGAACCTGTTCCTGCCCGACGCCGAGTACGGCGCGGGGCTCACCAACCTCCAGTACGCGCCGCTCGCCGAGATCACCGGCCGCTCCCCGCAGCTGGCGCCCACCGTGACGAACTGCGCCGCGCCCGACACCGGGAACATGGAGGTGCTGGCGCAGTTCGGCAACGAGCAGCAGAAGAAGCAGTGGCTGGAGCCGCTGCTGGCCGGTGAGATCCGCTCGGCGTTCGCGATGACCGAGCCGGAGGTGGCCTCCTCGGACGCCACCAACATCACCACCCGGATCGAGCGGGACGGCGACGAGTACGTCATCACCGGCCGCAAGTGGTACATCTCCGGGGCGATGAACCCGGACTGCCGGATCTTCATCGTGATGGGCAAGACCGACCCGGACGGCGCGGACATCCGCCGTCAGCAGTCCATGGTCCTGGTCCCGCGCGACACGCCCGGTGTGACCGTCCGGCGGGCCATGCGGGTGTTCGGCTACGAGGACCACTTCCACGGCGGCCACGCCGAGGTGGTCTTCGACCGGGTGCGGGTGCCGGTGACCAACCTGATCGGCGAGGAGGGCGGCGGCTTCGCCATCGCGCAGGCCCGGCTCGGCCCCGGCCGGATCCACCACTGCATGCGGCTGATCGGCATGGCCGAGCGGGCCATCGAGCTGATGTGCCGCCGGGCGGTCTCCCGCACGGCGTTCGGCAAGCCGCTGGCCCGGCAGGGCGTGGTGCAGAACTGGATCGCCGACGCCCGGGTGACGGTCGAGCAGCTGCGGCTGCTGGTGCTGAAGACGGCCTGGCTGATGGACACCGTCGGCAACCGGGGCGCGCACACCGAGATCCAGGCCATCAAGATCGCCACGCCGCGCGCGGTGGTCGCCATCCTGGACCGCGCCATCCAGCTGCACGGCGCGGGCGGGGTGAGCCAGGACTTCCCGCTGGCCGAGATCTACGCCTCCGCCCGCACCCTGATGCTGGCCGACGGCCCCGACGAGGTCCACCAGCGGTCGCTGGCCCGGCGGGAACTGAAGAAGTACCTCCAGTAA
- a CDS encoding phosphotransferase family protein produces the protein MSADHPPGLDLDRLRLLLERERPGLVRGPLGGRLIEGGRSNLTYALTDGTSRWVVRRPPLGHVLATAHDMKREHRVISALHPTSVPVPAPVLLCEDEEVLGAPFYVMEFVEGTPYRTSGQLAALGEERVRSAVLSLVDTLVELHAVDPAGVGLGDFGRPEGYLDRQLRRWGKQLDASRNRDLPGIDELHATLGRRLPASPAPAVVHGDYRLDNVLIGADDRITAILDWEMSTLGDPLTDLGLLVMYSRSLDVPDSPVATTAEAPGHPAPAELIERYAARSGRDVSAVSWYEAFAFFKLAVIVEGIHYRYTLGQTVGRGFDRMGALVPVLIDHGLTTLQEG, from the coding sequence ATGAGCGCCGACCACCCGCCCGGACTCGACCTGGACCGGCTGCGCCTCCTGCTGGAGCGCGAGCGCCCCGGTCTGGTGCGGGGCCCCCTCGGCGGACGGCTGATCGAGGGTGGCCGGTCGAACCTCACGTACGCGCTCACCGACGGCACCTCGCGGTGGGTCGTCCGCCGGCCGCCGCTCGGCCATGTGCTGGCCACCGCGCACGACATGAAGCGCGAGCACCGCGTGATCAGCGCGCTGCACCCCACCTCCGTGCCGGTCCCCGCCCCGGTGCTGCTGTGCGAGGACGAGGAGGTGCTGGGCGCGCCGTTCTACGTGATGGAGTTCGTGGAGGGCACCCCGTACCGCACCTCCGGGCAGCTGGCCGCGCTGGGCGAGGAGCGGGTGCGCAGCGCGGTGCTGTCCCTGGTGGACACGCTGGTCGAGCTGCACGCCGTGGACCCCGCCGGGGTGGGCCTCGGCGATTTCGGCCGGCCGGAGGGCTATCTGGACCGGCAGCTGCGCCGCTGGGGCAAGCAGCTGGACGCCTCCCGCAACCGCGACCTGCCCGGCATCGACGAGCTGCACGCCACCCTGGGCCGCCGGCTGCCCGCCTCCCCCGCGCCCGCCGTCGTGCACGGCGACTACCGCCTGGACAACGTGCTGATCGGGGCCGACGACCGGATCACCGCGATCCTCGACTGGGAGATGTCCACCCTCGGCGATCCGCTGACCGACCTCGGTCTGCTGGTGATGTACAGCCGCAGCCTCGACGTGCCCGACTCGCCCGTGGCCACCACCGCAGAGGCGCCGGGGCACCCGGCCCCCGCGGAACTGATCGAGCGGTACGCGGCCCGCTCCGGGCGGGACGTCTCGGCCGTCTCCTGGTACGAGGCGTTCGCCTTCTTCAAGCTCGCCGTGATCGTCGAGGGCATCCACTACCGCTACACCCTCGGCCAGACGGTCGGCCGCGGTTTCGACCGCATGGGCGCTCTCGTGCCCGTCCTCATCGACCACGGACTGACCACTCTTCAGGAAGGCTGA
- a CDS encoding LysR family transcriptional regulator, whose amino-acid sequence MEIRQLRHFMAVVTEGSFTAAARAELIVQSALSVSVRNLERELGADLFDRTGRKVVLTEAGRALVPRARALLAGAAEARDAVAAVAGLAAGRVAVGTIQTLTCVDLPAELAAFHREFPGIQVSVRDATVPELTEALRAGELDLAYLAPDARELPEGLHAHAAWQEELVLVTAPGHPLARAGRTLLRDLTDEPFVDFRAGTGLETAVRRLAAHCGLDRRITCDVTQIGLLVELVRAGIGVAFVPRAIGERAGLPCVRIRQPEPGRTVVLAGRGATPGNPAARALVRHLTGAAPAAAGPPGGRRPAGG is encoded by the coding sequence ATGGAGATCCGCCAGCTCAGGCACTTCATGGCCGTGGTGACCGAGGGCAGCTTCACCGCGGCCGCGCGCGCCGAGCTGATCGTGCAGTCGGCGCTGAGCGTGTCGGTCCGCAACCTCGAACGCGAGCTGGGCGCCGACCTGTTCGACCGCACGGGCCGCAAGGTGGTGCTCACCGAGGCCGGGCGGGCCCTCGTGCCCAGGGCCCGGGCGCTGCTCGCCGGCGCCGCCGAGGCGCGGGACGCGGTCGCCGCGGTGGCGGGGCTGGCGGCCGGGCGGGTGGCCGTGGGCACGATCCAGACGCTCACCTGTGTCGATCTGCCCGCCGAACTCGCCGCGTTCCACCGGGAGTTCCCCGGCATCCAGGTCTCCGTGCGGGACGCCACCGTCCCCGAGCTGACCGAGGCGCTGCGCGCGGGTGAGCTGGATCTGGCGTATCTCGCGCCGGACGCCCGGGAGTTGCCCGAGGGGCTGCACGCGCACGCCGCCTGGCAGGAGGAACTGGTGCTGGTCACCGCCCCCGGGCATCCGCTGGCCCGCGCGGGGCGGACACTCCTGCGGGACCTGACCGACGAGCCGTTCGTCGACTTCCGGGCGGGCACCGGCCTGGAGACGGCCGTGCGCCGGCTGGCCGCCCACTGCGGCCTGGACCGCCGCATCACCTGCGACGTCACCCAGATCGGGCTCTTGGTCGAGCTGGTCCGGGCCGGGATCGGGGTGGCGTTCGTGCCCCGCGCCATCGGGGAGCGGGCGGGGCTGCCGTGTGTGCGCATACGGCAGCCGGAGCCCGGCCGTACCGTCGTCCTGGCCGGGCGCGGGGCGACGCCGGGGAACCCGGCGGCCCGGGCCCTCGTCCGTCACCTCACGGGCGCAGCGCCCGCAGCAGCAGGTCCGCCAGGTGGTCGGCGACCTGCTGGGGGGTGA
- a CDS encoding phosphoribosyltransferase family protein produces the protein MRFANRLEAGRRLGRRLEYLRGQDVVVLGLPRGGVPVAAAVAEALDAPLDVCLVRKLGVPYQPELAMGAIGEDGVRVLNPDVLRVTGVSDEELARVEERERRVLAERAGRYRGEGTLASVAGRTAVVVDDGVATGSTARVACRVARARGAARIVLAVPVAPRDFARRLGGDADELVCLETPWDFAAVGQFYDDFAQTEDDEVTACLRRHRHTATAGREVTVPAGAVRLAGRLTVPDGATGVVAFAHGSGSSRHSPRNRYVAEGLHRAGLGTLLFDLLTDAEEGDRDNVFDIPLLAGRLLAATHWLRAEPAVRDLAVGYFGASTGAAAALWAAAEGRPAAVVSRGGRPDLAAPRLPEVTAPTLLIVGGADPLVLDLNRDARARLRCENRLATVPGATHLFEEPGTLDRVTELARDWFTDHMAPAHV, from the coding sequence GTGCGGTTCGCCAACCGGCTGGAGGCGGGGCGGCGGCTCGGCCGCCGCCTGGAGTACCTGCGCGGCCAGGACGTGGTGGTGCTCGGGCTGCCGCGCGGGGGAGTGCCGGTCGCCGCCGCCGTCGCCGAGGCCCTGGACGCGCCGCTCGACGTCTGTCTCGTACGCAAACTCGGCGTGCCCTACCAGCCGGAGCTGGCCATGGGCGCGATCGGCGAGGACGGCGTACGCGTGCTCAACCCGGACGTGCTGCGCGTCACCGGAGTGAGCGACGAGGAACTCGCCCGCGTCGAGGAGCGCGAGCGCCGGGTGCTCGCCGAGCGGGCCGGACGCTACCGGGGCGAAGGCACCTTGGCGTCCGTCGCCGGCCGGACCGCCGTGGTGGTGGACGACGGGGTGGCCACCGGCTCCACCGCCCGCGTCGCCTGCCGGGTCGCCCGCGCCCGCGGCGCGGCCCGCATCGTGCTCGCCGTCCCCGTCGCCCCCCGCGACTTCGCCCGCCGCCTCGGCGGGGACGCCGACGAACTGGTCTGCCTGGAGACACCCTGGGACTTCGCCGCCGTCGGCCAGTTCTACGACGACTTCGCCCAGACCGAGGACGACGAGGTCACCGCGTGCCTGCGCCGCCACCGGCACACCGCGACGGCGGGCCGCGAGGTGACGGTGCCGGCCGGAGCCGTCCGGCTGGCCGGCCGGCTCACCGTGCCCGACGGCGCCACCGGCGTCGTGGCCTTCGCGCACGGCAGCGGCAGCAGCCGGCACAGCCCGCGCAACCGGTACGTCGCCGAGGGCCTGCACCGCGCCGGGCTCGGCACCCTGCTGTTCGACCTGCTCACCGACGCCGAGGAGGGGGACCGGGACAACGTCTTCGACATCCCCCTGCTGGCCGGCCGGCTGCTGGCCGCCACCCACTGGCTGCGCGCCGAACCCGCCGTGCGGGACCTCGCCGTCGGCTACTTCGGCGCCAGCACCGGCGCGGCCGCCGCGCTGTGGGCCGCCGCCGAGGGGCGCCCCGCAGCCGTCGTCTCCCGGGGCGGCCGGCCCGACCTCGCCGCGCCCCGGCTCCCCGAGGTCACCGCACCCACCCTGCTGATCGTCGGCGGCGCCGACCCGCTGGTCCTCGACCTCAACCGGGACGCGCGGGCCCGGCTGCGGTGCGAGAACCGGCTGGCGACCGTGCCCGGCGCCACCCACCTCTTCGAGGAGCCCGGAACGCTGGACCGGGTGACCGAACTGGCCCGCGACTGGTTCACCGACCACATGGCGCCCGCACACGTCTGA
- a CDS encoding gluconokinase yields the protein MRTPQVVVVMGVAGTGKTTIGPLLAARLGVPYAEGDDFHPKANIDKMSAGIPLEDADRWPWLDAIGHWAHGRAGLGGVVSSSALKRSYRDRLRAVAPGVVFVHLSGDRKLIEDRMRQRQGHFMPTALLDSQFATLEPLGPDEAGVAVDVSGDPQEITERAVQALAGLSTASA from the coding sequence ATGCGAACCCCCCAGGTCGTCGTCGTGATGGGCGTCGCGGGGACGGGCAAGACCACGATCGGTCCTCTGCTCGCCGCGCGACTGGGCGTGCCGTACGCCGAGGGCGACGACTTCCACCCGAAGGCCAACATCGACAAGATGTCGGCCGGGATCCCGCTCGAGGACGCCGACCGCTGGCCCTGGCTGGACGCCATCGGCCACTGGGCGCACGGGCGGGCCGGGCTCGGCGGGGTGGTCAGCAGCTCGGCGCTGAAGCGGTCGTACCGCGACCGGCTGCGGGCCGTGGCACCCGGTGTGGTGTTCGTGCACCTCTCGGGCGACCGGAAGCTGATCGAGGACCGGATGAGGCAGCGTCAGGGGCACTTCATGCCGACCGCGCTGCTGGACTCCCAGTTCGCCACGCTGGAACCCCTGGGGCCGGACGAGGCGGGTGTCGCCGTGGACGTCAGCGGAGATCCCCAGGAGATCACCGAACGTGCCGTCCAGGCGCTGGCCGGGCTGTCCACCGCATCCGCGTAA
- a CDS encoding NUDIX hydrolase yields the protein MNPADEILDIVDEHDRVVGQLPRGEVYARGLRHRCVFIQARDAAGRLFVHRRTATKPVFPSLYDPFVGGVVGAGESYDEAALREAEEELGVSGLPRPTHLFTFLYDDGAGRSWWSAVYEVRCELPVDPQKEEVQWYGFLTDEEVERRLGEWEWVPDGLAAYRRLAEFRAAGG from the coding sequence ATGAACCCTGCTGACGAGATCCTCGACATCGTCGACGAACACGACCGGGTCGTCGGGCAGTTGCCGCGCGGCGAGGTGTACGCCCGGGGGCTGCGCCACCGCTGCGTCTTCATCCAGGCCAGGGACGCGGCCGGGCGGCTGTTCGTCCACCGGCGCACCGCCACCAAGCCGGTCTTCCCCTCGCTGTACGACCCGTTCGTCGGCGGGGTGGTCGGCGCGGGCGAGTCCTACGACGAGGCGGCGCTGCGGGAGGCCGAGGAGGAGCTGGGGGTGTCCGGACTGCCCCGGCCCACGCACCTGTTCACGTTCCTCTACGACGACGGGGCCGGCCGGTCCTGGTGGTCGGCGGTGTACGAGGTGCGCTGCGAGCTGCCGGTCGACCCGCAGAAGGAAGAGGTGCAGTGGTACGGCTTCCTCACCGACGAGGAGGTCGAACGGCGGCTCGGCGAGTGGGAGTGGGTGCCGGACGGGCTGGCGGCGTACCGGCGGCTGGCGGAGTTCCGGGCCGCCGGCGGCTGA
- a CDS encoding cytochrome b/b6 domain-containing protein, which yields MSPPADAPARPATRLRRFSRAERWVHRTTAALMGVCVLTAAVLYIPQLAVLVGRRELVVRVHECAGIALPVPVLVGLAFRAFRADLRLLNRFGPHDRLWLWAAARRDRRHGARPAGKFNAGQKIYAAWIAGAALVMLGTGLAMWFTHLAPLVWRTAATFVHDWLALAIAVVLAGHIGMALGDPEARRGLRTGTVSGEWAKREHPLWRP from the coding sequence ATGAGCCCACCGGCTGACGCCCCGGCCCGCCCGGCCACCCGGCTGCGCCGCTTCAGCCGGGCCGAACGCTGGGTGCACCGCACCACGGCCGCGCTGATGGGGGTGTGCGTGCTGACCGCGGCCGTCCTCTACATCCCCCAGCTCGCCGTGCTGGTCGGCCGCCGGGAACTGGTGGTCCGCGTCCACGAGTGCGCCGGGATCGCGCTGCCGGTCCCCGTCCTGGTGGGCCTGGCCTTCCGCGCCTTCCGCGCCGACCTGCGGCTGCTGAACCGGTTCGGCCCGCACGACCGGCTCTGGCTGTGGGCGGCCGCGCGCCGCGACCGGCGGCACGGCGCCCGCCCGGCGGGCAAGTTCAACGCCGGGCAGAAGATCTACGCCGCCTGGATCGCCGGCGCCGCCCTCGTGATGCTCGGCACCGGCCTGGCGATGTGGTTCACCCATCTCGCCCCGCTGGTCTGGCGCACCGCCGCCACCTTCGTCCACGACTGGCTGGCCCTCGCCATCGCCGTCGTCCTCGCGGGCCACATCGGCATGGCGCTGGGCGACCCGGAGGCCCGGCGGGGCCTGCGCACGGGGACGGTGAGCGGGGAGTGGGCGAAACGGGAGCACCCGCTGTGGCGTCCGTGA
- a CDS encoding DMT family transporter: MSVLVLLLAVSAACCLGLGFVLQQNAAQQAPLSDFLSFRLLLDLMRVPRWLGGLGLMVAGMVLGAVALGKGEISLVEPLLATNLLFALALSRHQTKQPLGRQGWAGLLLLAGGVSAFIMAGEPRAGTAIADPLRHWLIIGLVVGVALALTAYAKRSRLSWGPVLLALAAGLLYGVQDALTRVSGTLFSDGGFGELFTSWQPYGVFACGVTGLVLVQSAFETAPLRMSLPALTAAEPLAGILCGVGFLGDRLRTDTGALAWQAAGLAAVVAGIVLLGMHPAMPCGATEAEPPARDLQRR; encoded by the coding sequence GTGTCCGTTCTGGTTCTCCTCCTCGCCGTGAGCGCGGCCTGCTGTCTGGGCCTCGGCTTCGTGCTCCAGCAGAACGCCGCGCAGCAGGCGCCGCTGAGCGACTTCCTGTCGTTCCGGCTGCTGCTGGACCTGATGCGGGTGCCACGCTGGCTGGGCGGGCTCGGGCTGATGGTGGCCGGCATGGTGCTGGGCGCGGTCGCCCTCGGCAAGGGCGAGATCTCCCTGGTGGAACCGCTGCTGGCCACCAACCTGCTGTTCGCGCTCGCGCTCTCGCGCCACCAGACCAAGCAGCCGCTGGGCCGCCAGGGGTGGGCGGGGCTGCTGCTGCTCGCCGGCGGGGTCAGCGCGTTCATCATGGCGGGTGAACCGCGCGCCGGCACCGCCATCGCCGATCCGCTGCGGCACTGGCTGATCATCGGCCTGGTGGTGGGGGTGGCGCTGGCGCTCACCGCGTACGCCAAGCGCTCCCGGCTCAGCTGGGGCCCGGTGCTGCTGGCCCTGGCGGCCGGGCTGCTCTACGGGGTGCAGGACGCGCTGACCCGGGTGAGCGGCACCCTCTTCTCCGACGGCGGCTTCGGGGAACTGTTCACCAGCTGGCAGCCGTACGGGGTGTTCGCGTGCGGGGTCACCGGACTGGTGCTGGTGCAGAGCGCGTTCGAGACGGCGCCGCTGCGGATGTCGCTGCCCGCGCTCACCGCCGCCGAGCCGCTGGCCGGAATCCTGTGCGGAGTGGGCTTCCTCGGCGACCGGCTGCGCACCGACACCGGCGCGCTGGCCTGGCAGGCGGCCGGGCTCGCGGCCGTGGTCGCGGGCATCGTCCTGCTCGGGATGCACCCGGCGATGCCGTGCGGCGCGACGGAGGCGGAGCCGCCGGCCCGCGACCTCCAGCGCCGCTGA